The Equus quagga isolate Etosha38 chromosome 12, UCLA_HA_Equagga_1.0, whole genome shotgun sequence genome includes a region encoding these proteins:
- the SPATA25 gene encoding spermatogenesis-associated protein 25: MVVASSGLGPLSQEAEQVARAAQAWSPALAVPEARGCPGGVGWETLRQKEYGRYCHKFPHARQPENLGWEDGCSSSRDPHRGSPSRPGPLLLCGLSPGVLPMPSETGGKEASSQPDICILTLAMMIAGIPTVPVPGLREEDLIRAAQAFMMAHPEPEGAVEGVQWEQAQAHRASGHMALGRSRRGQPPGSCL, translated from the coding sequence ATGGTGGTGGCCTCTAGTGGACTAGGCCCACTGAGCCAGGAAGCTGAGCAGGTGGCACGTGCTGCCCAGGCCTGGAGCCCGGCCCTGGCAGTGCCAGAAgccaggggctgccctggggggGTTGGCTGGGAGACACTGCGGCAGAAGGAGTATGGCCGATACTGCCACAAATTCCCCCATGCAAGGCAGCCGGAGAACCTGGGCTGGGAGGATGGCTGCTCCAGCAGCAGAGATCCCCACCGGGGTAGCCCCAGCAGGCCTGGACCCCTGCTACTGTGTGGGCTGTCACCAGGGGTTCTGCCGATGCCCTCTGAGACAGGCGGGAAGGAAGCCAGCTCCCAGCCTGACATCTGCATCCTTACCCTGGCCATGATGATCGCTGGCATCCCCACCGTGCCTGTCCCAGGCCTGCGGGAAGAGGACCTGATTCGGGCGGCTCAAGCTTTCATGATGGCCCATCCGGAGCCAGAGGGGGCTGTGGAGGGGGTGCAGTGGGAGCAGGCACAAGCCCACAGAGCCTCTGGGCACATGGCCCTAGGGAGATCCAGGAGGGGCCAGCCTCCTGGCTCCTGCTTGTAG
- the NEURL2 gene encoding neuralized-like protein 2 has protein sequence MTQLLAPAGLLHDREMAAVSNRAELGAPWGPARPEPSPTRFHQVHGANIRVDLSGTRATRVESFAHGVCFSREPLAPGQVFLVEIEEKELGWCGHLRLGLTALDPASLAAVPEFSLPDLVSLGHTWVFAITRHHNRVPQEGRPETHAAAPSRPPTLLVEPYLCIEQFRIPRDRLVGRSRPGLYSHLLDQLYELNVLPPTARRSRLGVLFCPRPDGTADMHIVINGEDMGPSARGLPAAQPLYAVVDVFASTKSVRLVQLEYGLPSLQTLCRLVIQRSVVHRLAIDGLHLPEGLKDFCKYE, from the exons ATGACCCAG CTCCTGGCGCCTGCTGGCCTGCTTCATGACCGGGAGATGGCTGCTGTCTCCAACCGCGCGGAATTGGGTGCGCCCTGGGGACCCGCGCGCCCCGAGCCCTCTCCCACCCGCTTCCACCAGGTACACGGTGCCAACATCCGCGTGGACCTCTCCGGGACGCGGGCCACACGGGTGGAGAGCTTCGCCCACGGCGTGTGCTTCAGTCGCGAGCCGCTGGCCCCGGGCCAAGTATTCCTGGTCGAGATCGAGGAGAAAGAGCTGGGCTGGTGTGGGCACCTGCGCCTCGGCTTGACTGCGCTAGACCCGGCCAGTCTGGCCGCCGTACCCGAGTTTTCACTGCCCGACCTGGTCAGCCTCGGCCACACATGGGTCTTCGCCATCACGCGCCATCACAACCGCGTGCCTCAAGAGGGCCGCCCAGAGACACACGCAGCGGCTCCCAGCCGACCCCCAACCCTCCTAGTGGAACCGTATCTGTGCATTGAGCAGTTTCGAATACCCCGCGACCGCCTGGTGGGCCGCAGCCGGCCTGGGCTCTACAGCCACCTGTTGGACCAGCTCTATGAGCTAAATGTGCTGCCTCCAACTGCGCGCCGTAGCCGCCTGGGCGTTCTCTTCTGTCCGCGCCCGGATGGCACGGCCGACATGCACATCGTCATCAACGGCGAGGATATGGGCCCCAGCGCCCGGGGGCTGCCAGCCGCCCAGCCCCTCTACGCAGTGGTGGACGTGTTTGCCTCCACCAAGAGCGTGCGCCTAGTCCAGCTTGAGTATGGCT TGCCATCCCTGCAGACTCTGTGCCGCCTGGTGATCCAGAGGAGCGTGGTGCACCGGTTGGCCATTGACGGACTCCACCTGCCCGAAGGACTTAAGGATTTCTGCAAGTATGAGTGA
- the CTSA gene encoding lysosomal protective protein, which produces MTFPRRAPPGEHRRGGAEMVRDALSPPFFLLLLLSWAPRGETAPQQDEIQCLPGLAKQPSFRQYSGYLRGSGTKHLHYWFVESQKDPKSSPVVLWLNGGPGCSSLDGLLTEHGPFLIQPDGTTLEYNPYSWNLIANVLYLESPAGVGFSYSDDKYYKTNDTEVAQSNFEALQDFFRLFPEYKNNELFLTGESYAGIYIPTLAVLVMQDPSMNLQGLAVGNGLSSYEQNDNSLVYFAYYHGLLGNRLWSSLQTHCCSQDKCNFYDNKDPECVTNLQEVSRIVVSSGLNIYNLYAPCAGGVPSHLRYEGSTVVVQDLGNIFTHLPLKRTWQQVLLRSEGKVRMDPPCTNTTATSTYLNNPYVRKALHIPDQLPQWDVCNFLVNLQYRRLYQSMYSQYLKLLTTQKYRILLYNGDVDMACNFMGDEWFVDSLNQKMEVQRRPWLVNYGDSGEQQIAGFVKEFSHIAFLTIKGAGHMVPTDKPLAAFTMFSRFLNKQPY; this is translated from the exons ATGACCTTTCCTCGCCGGGCACCTCCTGGAGAGCACAGACGCGGGGGAGCAGAG ATGGTAAGAGACGCGCTGTCGCCGCCgttcttcctgctgctgctgctatccTGGGCGCCCCGAGGCGAGACAGCCCCCCAGCAGGATGAGATCCAGTGCCTGCCCGGACTGGCCAAGCAGCCGTCTTTCCGCCAGTACTCCGGCTACCTCAGAGGCTCAGGCACCAAGCACCTCCACTACTG GTTTGTGGAGTCCCAGAAGGATCCCAAGAGCAGCCCTGTGGTGCTTTGGCTCAACGGAGGGCCCGGCTGCAGCTCCCTAGATGGCCTCCTCACAGAACATGGCCCCTTCCTG ATCCAGCCAGATGGTACCACCCTGGAGTACAACCCCTACTCTTGGAACCTG atTGCCAACGTGTTGTACCTCGAGTCTCCAGCTGGGGTGGGTTTCTCCTACTCGGATGACAAGTATTATAAGACCAATGACACTGAG GTCGCCCAGAGCAATTTTGAGGCCCTTCAAGATTTCTTCCGCCTCTTCCCGGAGTACAAGAACAACGAGCTTTTCCTGACAGGAGAGAGCTATGCTGGCATCTACATCCCGACCCTGGCTGTGTTGGTCATGCAGGACCCCAGCATGAACCTTCAG GGGCTGGCTGTGGGCAATGGACTCTCCTCCTATGAGCAGAATGACAACTCCCTGGTCTATTTCGCCTACTACCATGGCCTTCTGGGGAACAG GCTCTGGTCTTCCCTCCAAACTCACTGCTGCTCTCAAGACAAGTGTAACTTCTACGACAATAAAGACCCAGAATGCGTGACCAAT CTTCAGGAAGTGTCCCGCATCGTGGTCAGCTCGGGCCTCAACATCTACAACCTCTATGCCCCATGTGCTGGGGGGGTGCCCAGCCACTTAAG GTATGAAGGCAGCACTGTCGTGGTCCAGGATTTGGGCAACATCTTCACTCACCTGCCGCTCAAGCGGACATGGCAACAG GTTCTGCTGCGTTCTGAGGGCAAGGTGCGTATGGACCCCCCCTGCACCAACACCACAGCCACCTCCACCTACCTCAACAATCCTTACGTACGGAAGGCCCTCCACATCCCCGACCAGCTGCCCCAGTGGGACGTGTGCAA CTTCCTGGTGAATTTACAGTACCGCCGTCTCTACCAAAGCATGTACTCCCAGTACCTGAAGCTGCTCACCACACAG AAATACCGCATCCTGCTGTACAACGGAGATGTGGACATGGCCTGCAATTTCATGGGGGATGAGTGGTTTGTGGATTCCCTCAACCAGAAG ATGGAGGTCCAGCGCCGGCCCTGGTTAGTGAACTACGGGGACAGCGGGGAGCAGCAGATTGCCGGCTTCGTGAAGGAGTTCTCCCACATTGCCTTTCTCACCATCAAG GGCGCCGGACACATGGTCCCCACCGACAAACCCCTGGCTGCCTTCACCATGTTCTCCCGCTTCCTGAATAAGCAGCCATACTGA